GTCTTTTGGGTTTGGTTTTATAGAAATAGGAACCATTACACCTAAGCCTCAACCAGGGAATGATAAACAAAGATTATTTAGATTGAAGGAAGATGAAGCGGTTATAAATAGAATGGGATTCAATAATGGAGGAGTAGATGAAGCAGTAAAAAGATTGAAAAAAAATAAGGGGGGAGTGCTTATAGGTGGAAACATAGGGAAGAATAAAGTTACCAATAATGATAATGCAGAGGAAGATTATATTATATGCTTCAATGCACTCTATGATTATGTAGATTATTTTGTAGTGAATGTTAGCTCTCCTAATACACCTAATTTAAGAGATTTACAGGAGAAAGAACCACTTACAAAATTATTGAAGCTACTTCAACTGGAAAATCAAAAGAAAATAAAACAGAAACCTATTTTGTTAAAAATAGCTCCCGACCTTACAGATTCTCAACTTTTGGATGTGATTGATATTGTCAAGACAACAAATACAGCGGGAGTTATAGCTACTAATACAACTATAAGTAGGGAAAACCTGAAGTCAAATTTAAAATCTGAAGTTGGGGGATTGTCTGGTAAACCTCTTCGAGAAAGAGCAACGGAGGTAATTAAATTTCTGTCAGAAAAAAGCGGAGGTGCTTTTCCTATTATTGGGGTTGGGGGAATCCATTCTGAAGAAGATGCTTTAGAAAAAATAAAAGCTGGAGCTACCTTGGTACAGCTTTATACTGGTTTTATATATGAGGGACCAGCCTTAGTAAAAAGGATAAATAAGAAGATTTTATCAGAACTGTAGAAGTTATATATTTATATGTTTTTTGAAATATTGATTATAAGTGAAAAATATAGATTAAAATTAGGATGATAAAATTTTAATGAAAATGTTTTTGTTTTCAAAAAAAATACTATATTTGCAGACCGAAAAGGGATAAAATTAAAAATTAGTAAAATTAAATATTAAAATCATGGCAAAGGAAACGTTTAATCGTAACAAACCGCACTTAAACATTGGTACTATTGGTCACGTAGACCACGGTAAAACTACCTTGACTGCGGCTATTTCTAAAGTATTAGCAGATAAAGGTCTTGCTGAAGTAAAAGATTTCTCTTCTATTGACTCTGCTCCAGAGGAAAAAGAAAGAGGTATTACAATTAATACTGCTCACATTGAGTATGAAACTGAAAACAGACACTACGCTCACGTAGACTGTCCTGGTCACGCCGACTATGTTAAGAACATGGTAACTGGTGCTGCACAGATGGATGGTGCTATCCTAGTGGTAGCTGCTACTGATGGTCCTATGCCACAGACAAGAGAGCATATCTTATTATGTCGTCAGGTAAATGTACCTAGAATTGTAGTATTCATGAACAAAGTAGATATGGTAGATGATCCAGAACTTCTTGAGCTTGTTGAGCTTGAAGTAAGAGATTTACTTTCTACTTATGAATATGATGGAGATAACTCTCCAGTAATCCAAGGTTCTGCTTTAGGTGCTCTTAACGGAGAAGCTAAGTGGGTGGCTACTGTAGATGCTTTAATGGAAGCGGTGGATACTTGGATTGAGCAGCCAGTAAGAGATCAAGATAAACCATTCTTGATGCCAATCGAAGATGTATTCTCTATTACAGGTAGAGGTACCGTAGCAACTGGTAGAATTGAGTCTGGTATTATCAATACTGGTGATCCTGTAGATATCGTAGGTATGGGAGATGAGAAGTTAACATCTACTGTAACTGGAGTTGAGATGTTTAGAAAAATCTTAGATAGAGGTCAAGCTGGTGATAACGTAGGATTACTTTTAAGAGGTATCGAAAAAACAGATATCAAGAGAGGTATGGTTATCGCTAAACAAGGTTCTGTAACTCCACACAAAAAATTCAAAGCAGAGGTTTATATCCTTTCTAAAGAAGAAGGTGGTCGTCACACTCCTTTCCATAATAAATATCGTCCTCAGTTTTATGTGAGAACTACAGACGTTACAGGTGAGATTTTCTTACCAGAGGGAGTAGAGATGGTAATGCCAGGTGATAACTTAACTATTACTGTAGAATTATTACAACCAATCGCTCTTAATGTAGGTCTTAGATTTGCAATTAGAGAGGGTGGTAGAACTGTAGGTGCTGGTCAGGTAACTGAAATCCTAGACTAATCTAGTTCTAAAACAATAAATAAAAGAGCTTTCAGATAAATGAAAGTTTTCTGAGAGCTCTTTATTTTTATTAAATTAACTTACGGGCATCGTCCAATGGTAGGATACCGGTCTCCAAAACCGTTGATCTGGGTTCGAATCCTAGTGCCCGTGCAAATTGTTTAAAATGAGTTCGTTAGTAAGCTTTTTAAAAGATTCGTATATAGAGTTTAAGGATAAGGTGGAATGGCCTAAGTGGGTAGATTTACAATCTTCTACTACAGTTGTGGCTGTATCTACTCTAATATTAGCTTTGTTTACTTTTGGGGTTGATACTCTTTTTAGTAGATCAATCAATAATCTTTTTAGTTTACTTATTAACTTGTTTAATTAATTTAAATTGTTTTTATCCGATGAGTGAGCTTAAATGGTATGTGCTGAAAGCAGTAAGCGGACAGGAAAATAAAGTGAAGAGCTATATAGAAAATGAAATCCAAAGATTTAAGTTAGAGGATTTCGTTTCTCAGATAGTTATTCCTATGGAGAAAACAATTCAAATGAGAAATGGAAAGAAGGTACAAAAAGAGAAACCTTACTATCCTGGTTATTTAATGGTGGAAGCTAATCTTACGGGAGAAGTACCTCATATTATAAAGAATATACCAGGTGTTATTTCTTTTCTGAGCCTTACTAAAGGAGGAGATCCTGTTCCTATGAGAAAGTCTGAGGTAAATAGAATGTTAGGTAGGATGGATGAGTTGTCACAGTTTGCTACAGATGTTGATATTCCTTATGTAGTAGGAGAGAGTGTTAAGGTGATCGATGGACCTTTTAATGGGTTTAATGGAACAATAGAGAAGATTCATGAGGATAAAAAGAAATTAGAAGTTATGGTTCTTATCTTCGGTAGAAAAACCCCTCTTGAGCTTAATTATATGCAAGTAGAAAAAATATAAACTTGTGTTTTTAGAGTAAAATAAACCACTTCGTTATTTCGAGGTGGTTTAATTTTAAAAAATATAAATTTATTTGTGTGCTAAAAAAAAAATATATAATTTTGCACCTCGTAATCTGAGAAGAAGTGTATTCAGGTGAGAGAGTTACAATTCTAATTAACTTAGGTTATTAACAAAGAATGCTTCCACATTTTTTATATTTTTAATTTTTTAAAAAACAAACATGGCAAAGAAAGTCTTTAAAATGGTTAAGCTCCAGGTGAAAGGTGGTGCTGCTAATCCTTCACCTCCAGTAGGGCCTGCTTTAGGTTCTGCAGGGGTAAATATCATGGAGTTTTGTAAGCAATTCAACGGAAGAACTCAGGATAAACCAGGACAGGTATTACCTGTAGTAATTACAGTGTATGAAGATAAATCATTTGATTTCGTAATTAAAACTCCTCCTGCAGCTGTGCAGCTTTTGGAAGCTTCTAAAGTGAAAAAAGGTTCAGGACAGCCTAACAGAGAGAAAGTAGGTAGCGTATCTTGGGAGCAAGTACAGAAGATAGCAGAAGATAAGATGTCAGATTTAAACTGCTTCACTCTTGATTCTGCAATGAGTATGGTTGCTGGTACAGCTAGATCTATGGGATTAAAGGTGACAGGAACTAAACCTACTAACGCTTAAAATTAAATCAAATGGCAAGATTAACTAAAAAGCAAAAAAAAGTTTCTACTAAGATAGAAAAAAATAAGTTTTACACTCTTGAAGAAGCTTCGGCTTTAGTAAAGGAGGTAAGTACTGCAAAGTTTGATGCTTCTGTAGATATCGCTGTGAGATTGGGTGTTGACCCGAGAAAAGCGAATCAAATGGTAAGAGGAGTTGTTTCTCTTCCTCATGGGACAGGTAAAGATGTTAAAGTTCTAGCTTTAGTAACTCCAGATAAGGAAGCTGAAGCTAAAGAAGCTGGGGCAGACTTTGTAGGTCTTGATGAGTATCTAGAGAAAATCAAAGGTGGTTGGACAGATGTAGATGTTATTGTTACTATGCCTGCTGTTATGGGGAAATTGGGTCCTCTAGGTAGAGTGTTAGGGCCAAGAGGTCTTATGCCAAACCCTAAATCAGGAACTGTAACTATGGAAGTAGGAAAGGCGGTTTCTGAGGTTAAGGCTGGTAAAATAGACTTTAAAGTGGATAAGTATGGTATCGTACATGCTGCTATAGGTAAGGTGTCTTTTGATGCTGAAAAAATTAAAGAAAATGCCCAAGAGTTGGTTCAAACTTTAATAAAGCTTAAGCCTACAGCCGCTAAAGGAACTTATATGAAGAGTATTTACATCTCTCCTACAATGGGGCCTGGTATAGCAATCGATACTAAATCTGTAAACTAAAATCTGTAAGACAATGACTAAAGAAGAAAAAGTATTAGTAATACAAGAGATAAAAGAATTGCTACAAGATGCTAAAAATGTATATGTAGCAAGCCTTGAAGGAATAAATGCTTCTGCGACTTCAGATTTTAGAAGAAGAGCCTTCAAGAATAACATTAAGTTAAAGGTAGTAAAAAATACTTTACTTAGAAAAGCAATGGAGCAAATGGAAGGAGTAGATTACTCTGAGATGTTTGCAATATTTAAAGGTAATTCTGCTTTAATGATTTCAGAGACGGCTAATGCTCCTGCTAAGCTGATTAAAGACTTTAGAAAAAATGCAGAGTTTCCTGCACTAAAAGCAGCTTACTTAGATGAAACATTCTATATTGGAGATGACAAACTAGGTGCTCTTGCAAGTCTTAAGTCTAAGGAAGAGATGCTTGGAGAAATCATTGGATTGCTTCAGTCTCCTATCAGAAATATTCTTTCTGCTCTTCAAAATCAAGACAAAATGAAGGAAGGAGGTGCTGAGTAAGCCTTTTTCACTGATTAACAAAGAAACACTCAAAAAATAATATAAATCGTTTAACAACAAAAACATTAAGAAAATGTCAGATTTAAAAAATTTAGCGGAAACGCTTGTAAACCTTACAGTAAAAGATGTAAATGAATTAGCTCAAATTCTTAAAGATGAGTATGGTATCGAACCTGCTGCTGCTACAGTAGTTGCTGCTGCTGGTGGTGCTGGAGAAGCTGCTCAAGAAAAAACTGAGTTTGATGTAATATTAAAATCAGCTGGAGCTTCTAAATTAGCTATCGTTAAGTTAGTGAAAGACTTAACAGGTGCTGGTCTTAAAGAAGCTAAAGACATCGTAGATGGTGCTCCTGCTCCAATTAAAGAAGGAGTTTCTAAAGATGAAGCTGAAGCTCTTAAGAAGCAACTAGAAGAAGCTGGTGCAGAAGTAGAGTTAAAATAATACTATCTAATAATTAGATAAAAGCTACAGTAAATTTAATATGCTGTAGCTTTTTTTTTTGATTAACTTTGAAGTTGTTAATTTTTTAGGTATGCTATTTGATAAAATTCAAATAATTCAATAATATATTAATTTGATAATAATATGAAACAAATTTACTTTATAAGACTTCTGTTTTTATTTATAGTAGTTCTTTCACCAGCTCAATATTCTTCACCGGATTCGGATGGAGATGGAATAGTTGATTTCGAAGATTTAGATGATGATAACGATGGAATTTTGGATATAATAGAATGTCCCAAAAACTTCTTAGCTAATAATACATCTACTACATGGAAGGGGTTAACCTCCACAACAGTATCTTATACGGGGTTTCCTGCTGCTCAAGCTGTAGTATCAAGTGTAAGTGATAAGCAGGTAACTTATAATATTGGTCAATCTGGAGCGGATAATAGAGTGACGTCTTCGTCTAATGTAAATATGACGATAACATTTGCATCTCCTGTGCCTGCTAGTGAGATTGCAATTATGATAAACGATGTTAATGCAAATAATGCTTCTCCTAATGCTACGTACACTATTAAGGTAAATGGGACAACACCCAACTCTGCTTTTGGTAGAGTGTTGCTAGGGAGAAATCAAGGATTAGTATCCTATAATACGGCTACAGGTGAGGCGGAATTTTCAACAGGGGGGACTACTGCGTCTGATTTATATATCAGAGGTCTAACTAAAGATCTTATGGTGAGTAATATCAATATTACTAGTAAAGGTATTTCGGCTGTTACAACAAGAGATGTAGTGGCGTATTCTATTTTTGCTTTAGCTACTGCTTGTGATATAGATGGAGATGGTGTGCCAAATGACTTAGATACAGACTCAGACGGAGATGGATGTCCAGATGCAGTGGAGGAAGCGGATAATGTGAATATAGCACATTTAGCTGCAGCAGATATAACAACGCCTTTTGTTGCTAAAAAATGGTCTATTATAGCCAAAGCAGATGGTACAATATCAACTTCTGGAACAGACATTGTCTCTAAAATAACTGCTGCTAACGGTGTCCCTGAAATTGTAAACACGGCAGTTAATAATACTTCTGGTATTCAAGGTGTAGCACAGATAGATACTAATCTAGTAGGACAAGGAGTAAATAATGCAAATAACGCCTCTGTTAATGATAGGTGCTTTTGTACATTAGCCAATAGTTCTTCGGCTACGGAGTTAGATACTAAGGTGGGGATTAGTGCTTTGAGTAGGCTTACTTCAGAATCTAGTGAAAATTGGCCAAAGTCTCGTAAGGGAGGTCATATAGCTTTGGAATCTGAATCTAAAGGTTTTACTATTACAAGAATGACCACAAGTGAACTGTCTGCTATAAAGAATCCCGTGGTAGGTATGTTGGTTTATGACACTGTGGAAAATTGTTTGAAAGCCTATGTGGAAACAAGCACCTCTCCAACGGTAGTAAGAGAGTGGAAGTGTATGAATAAGACGGGGTGTCCTAGTGGAGCAACATACAATAAATAGTTTTTGAATTATAATTAAAAATAGAAATAATGAAATACATATATTCAGCGATATTAGTAATATTAGGTGCGGGAACTTTTCTTAAGGCTCAGGTTAATATCGGTACAGGCTCTCTCAATACTAATTCTAATGGAGATTCAGTACTTCTAGAGTTTAATAATGCAGAGAAAAAAGGGATTATACTGCCTTGGGTTGTTGGGGTTTCTCATGCCAATTTAGTAGATAATACAGCTACTCCTAATGGTACATTTGTTTTAGATAGAAGTGATAAGAAGGTAAAAGTTAAAATAAACGGATTGTGGCAAGATTTAAACTATTTGGCTAGTACCACTAATGCTATCCCAGTAAATACCTCTTTGTCATCTAATGTGGAAAAAAGTACTGCCCAAGTAGTTATGGGAGCTTCTAGTAGTACGGCTAATGGTATTTTGGTTTTAGAAAGTACCTCTAAGGCATTAGTATTACCAAAATTTAAAGATGTTCAAAAAAGTATTGCTAATCCTGCTCCAGGGATGATGGCTTTTGATGATACGCCGGGTAAAGAACAACTTTGCGTGTACAACGGCACAGAATGGAGTTTTTGGACTTGGAAATAAATAATGAAATATTATATTAATTGAAATAAAAAGAGCTACTAAAAAAGTAGCTCTTTTTTTAGTTATTGTGCATAAGCAAGTCTATAAATACCGTAACATTTAGGATTTTGTGCTAGTTTAATCATGGCTCTCTTAATGTTACTATTAGAGAACTGCTGGTCTGTAGCGTGTACACCACCATCTATTACAAAGAAGTAAATAGGGGTTGTAGCGTTGGAATATTCTCTAAAATAGAAATCTTTATCTGATGCAGTGGAGCTTCCTTTTAGATATTTTATTTCTACAGGTTGGGTGAGTCCTAGATGAGAAGCCCACTTATCAACGGTAGTTTTAATAGATTCAAAATTAGGAGAGATAATACCATACTTCCCGCTTCCACCTTGATAAGGTACAGTTTCGTCTGCCGTACCGTGAATAAATATCATAGGGACTTTAGAAGCTGTAGATGGAATGTTATGTCCGCTTTCAAAACTCATAGAACGGATAACAGCAGCTTTAAATAAAGAAGTTTCCTCTACCATTTTCATTGCCATAGCACCTCCGTTGCTGAAGCCATATACATAGACTTTATTAGCATTAAACTTACTGCCTAATTTAGTT
This Riemerella anatipestifer DNA region includes the following protein-coding sequences:
- a CDS encoding quinone-dependent dihydroorotate dehydrogenase, encoding MYKTVIRPLLFRFDPEGVHHFTFKFIKTLFKIPFISSLVSSRYVIENPRLEREVFGLKFKNPVGLAAGFDKDAKLYNELSSFGFGFIEIGTITPKPQPGNDKQRLFRLKEDEAVINRMGFNNGGVDEAVKRLKKNKGGVLIGGNIGKNKVTNNDNAEEDYIICFNALYDYVDYFVVNVSSPNTPNLRDLQEKEPLTKLLKLLQLENQKKIKQKPILLKIAPDLTDSQLLDVIDIVKTTNTAGVIATNTTISRENLKSNLKSEVGGLSGKPLRERATEVIKFLSEKSGGAFPIIGVGGIHSEEDALEKIKAGATLVQLYTGFIYEGPALVKRINKKILSEL
- the tuf gene encoding elongation factor Tu; translation: MAKETFNRNKPHLNIGTIGHVDHGKTTLTAAISKVLADKGLAEVKDFSSIDSAPEEKERGITINTAHIEYETENRHYAHVDCPGHADYVKNMVTGAAQMDGAILVVAATDGPMPQTREHILLCRQVNVPRIVVFMNKVDMVDDPELLELVELEVRDLLSTYEYDGDNSPVIQGSALGALNGEAKWVATVDALMEAVDTWIEQPVRDQDKPFLMPIEDVFSITGRGTVATGRIESGIINTGDPVDIVGMGDEKLTSTVTGVEMFRKILDRGQAGDNVGLLLRGIEKTDIKRGMVIAKQGSVTPHKKFKAEVYILSKEEGGRHTPFHNKYRPQFYVRTTDVTGEIFLPEGVEMVMPGDNLTITVELLQPIALNVGLRFAIREGGRTVGAGQVTEILD
- the secE gene encoding preprotein translocase subunit SecE, producing the protein MSSLVSFLKDSYIEFKDKVEWPKWVDLQSSTTVVAVSTLILALFTFGVDTLFSRSINNLFSLLINLFN
- the nusG gene encoding transcription termination/antitermination protein NusG → MSELKWYVLKAVSGQENKVKSYIENEIQRFKLEDFVSQIVIPMEKTIQMRNGKKVQKEKPYYPGYLMVEANLTGEVPHIIKNIPGVISFLSLTKGGDPVPMRKSEVNRMLGRMDELSQFATDVDIPYVVGESVKVIDGPFNGFNGTIEKIHEDKKKLEVMVLIFGRKTPLELNYMQVEKI
- the rplK gene encoding 50S ribosomal protein L11, encoding MAKKVFKMVKLQVKGGAANPSPPVGPALGSAGVNIMEFCKQFNGRTQDKPGQVLPVVITVYEDKSFDFVIKTPPAAVQLLEASKVKKGSGQPNREKVGSVSWEQVQKIAEDKMSDLNCFTLDSAMSMVAGTARSMGLKVTGTKPTNA
- the rplA gene encoding 50S ribosomal protein L1, giving the protein MARLTKKQKKVSTKIEKNKFYTLEEASALVKEVSTAKFDASVDIAVRLGVDPRKANQMVRGVVSLPHGTGKDVKVLALVTPDKEAEAKEAGADFVGLDEYLEKIKGGWTDVDVIVTMPAVMGKLGPLGRVLGPRGLMPNPKSGTVTMEVGKAVSEVKAGKIDFKVDKYGIVHAAIGKVSFDAEKIKENAQELVQTLIKLKPTAAKGTYMKSIYISPTMGPGIAIDTKSVN
- the rplJ gene encoding 50S ribosomal protein L10, whose product is MTKEEKVLVIQEIKELLQDAKNVYVASLEGINASATSDFRRRAFKNNIKLKVVKNTLLRKAMEQMEGVDYSEMFAIFKGNSALMISETANAPAKLIKDFRKNAEFPALKAAYLDETFYIGDDKLGALASLKSKEEMLGEIIGLLQSPIRNILSALQNQDKMKEGGAE
- the rplL gene encoding 50S ribosomal protein L7/L12 codes for the protein MSDLKNLAETLVNLTVKDVNELAQILKDEYGIEPAAATVVAAAGGAGEAAQEKTEFDVILKSAGASKLAIVKLVKDLTGAGLKEAKDIVDGAPAPIKEGVSKDEAEALKKQLEEAGAEVELK
- a CDS encoding alpha/beta hydrolase family esterase, producing MKKQLLFFLGMPALALAQLTAGVQTYSVSGRSYDVTTPSDYNPTKEYPIVFELHSFNKDRTQMNDPNVINEQQYISVRPEGTSVLGYRAWNSWSATKSFFGDDVNYITAVYNDIKTKLGSKFNANKVYVYGFSNGGAMAMKMVEETSLFKAAVIRSMSFESGHNIPSTASKVPMIFIHGTADETVPYQGGSGKYGIISPNFESIKTTVDKWASHLGLTQPVEIKYLKGSSTASDKDFYFREYSNATTPIYFFVIDGGVHATDQQFSNSNIKRAMIKLAQNPKCYGIYRLAYAQ